In Helianthus annuus cultivar XRQ/B chromosome 9, HanXRQr2.0-SUNRISE, whole genome shotgun sequence, the following are encoded in one genomic region:
- the LOC110878649 gene encoding auxin efflux carrier component 5-like isoform X2, producing the protein MIGWEDIYKVLAAMFPLYTALILGYGSVKWWHMFNSDHCDAINRLSCYFIMPLFTFDFTTRINPYKMNYRFLAADVISKAIILLAILLWANFTKKGNYAWSITCFSLSSLNNALVVGVPLMEAMYGPLGENIVIQSSILQFMLWIMVLLMMFEFQSAKRSLDSGASSLESATNCESTNVDDKSKQTSLLVIAKIVGLKLAKNPNSYACSLGLIWALISNRWNLEMPIIMEGSVHIMSRAGAGISMLCMGLFMAMQDRMIECSAKLVVVAMILRFIVAPVTVAIGSFVVGLRGDVLHVAIIQALCVASCLKMERLFHPPPHIKIIAICACEE; encoded by the exons ATGATAGGGTGGGAAGACATTTACAAGGTTCTTGCCGCAATGTTTCCACTCTACACAGCACTGATTTTAGGTTATGGTTCCGTGAAGTGGTGGCACATGTTCAACTCCGACCATTGTGACGCGATAAACCGGCTAAGTTGCTACTTCATCATGCCACTGTTCACATTCGACTTCACAACCCGCATCAATCCTTACAAAATGAACTATCGTTTCTTGGCAGCTGATGTCATCTCCAAAGCCATCATTCTCTTAGCAATATTGTTATGGGCTAATTTTACTAAGAAAGGAAACTATGCTTGGTCCATTACATGCTTCTCTTTGTCTAGCTTAAACAATGCACTTGTTGTAGGGGTGCCTCTCATGGAAGCAATGTATGGACCTCTTGGAGAGAATATTGTCATACAATCATCCATTTTGCAATTCATGCTTTGGATAATGGTCCTTCTCATGATGTTTGAGTTCCAAAGCGCAAAGCGATCGTTGGATTCAGGAGCTTCGTCATTAGAATCTGCCACAAATTGTGAAAGCACTAATGTGGATGACAAAAGTAAACAAACTTCTCTATTGGTTATAGCAAAAATTGTTGGACTAAAGCTTGCTAAGAACCCGAACTCTTACGCTTGCAGTCTCGGGCTTATTTGGGCACTCATATCTAATAG GTGGAATCTGGAAATGCCGATTATCATGGAAGGATCGGTACATATCATGTCGAGAGCTGGTGCTGGAATATCCATGTTGTGCATGG GACTGTTCATGGCAATGCAAGATAGGATGATTGAATGTAGTGCGAAACTAGTTGTAGTTGCAATGATACTGAGGTTTATCGTAGCACCAGTGACCGTGGCAATTGGATCTTTTGTTGTTGGTCTGCGAGGGGATGTTCTTCATGTTGCCATCATTCAG GCTTTATGTGTCGCTTCATGCCTAAAGATGGAGCGTTTGTTTCACCCACCACCACACATAAAAATTATTGCAATCTGTGCTTGTGAAGAATAA
- the LOC110878649 gene encoding auxin efflux carrier component 5-like isoform X1: MIGWEDIYKVLAAMFPLYTALILGYGSVKWWHMFNSDHCDAINRLSCYFIMPLFTFDFTTRINPYKMNYRFLAADVISKAIILLAILLWANFTKKGNYAWSITCFSLSSLNNALVVGVPLMEAMYGPLGENIVIQSSILQFMLWIMVLLMMFEFQSAKRSLDSGASSLESATNCESTNVDDKSKQTSLLVIAKIVGLKLAKNPNSYACSLGLIWALISNRWNLEMPIIMEGSVHIMSRAGAGISMLCMGLFMAMQDRMIECSAKLVVVAMILRFIVAPVTVAIGSFVVGLRGDVLHVAIIQAALPQAIGSFVFAKEYGLHANLLSTAVIFGTLVSIPLLIAYYVVLNILL, from the exons ATGATAGGGTGGGAAGACATTTACAAGGTTCTTGCCGCAATGTTTCCACTCTACACAGCACTGATTTTAGGTTATGGTTCCGTGAAGTGGTGGCACATGTTCAACTCCGACCATTGTGACGCGATAAACCGGCTAAGTTGCTACTTCATCATGCCACTGTTCACATTCGACTTCACAACCCGCATCAATCCTTACAAAATGAACTATCGTTTCTTGGCAGCTGATGTCATCTCCAAAGCCATCATTCTCTTAGCAATATTGTTATGGGCTAATTTTACTAAGAAAGGAAACTATGCTTGGTCCATTACATGCTTCTCTTTGTCTAGCTTAAACAATGCACTTGTTGTAGGGGTGCCTCTCATGGAAGCAATGTATGGACCTCTTGGAGAGAATATTGTCATACAATCATCCATTTTGCAATTCATGCTTTGGATAATGGTCCTTCTCATGATGTTTGAGTTCCAAAGCGCAAAGCGATCGTTGGATTCAGGAGCTTCGTCATTAGAATCTGCCACAAATTGTGAAAGCACTAATGTGGATGACAAAAGTAAACAAACTTCTCTATTGGTTATAGCAAAAATTGTTGGACTAAAGCTTGCTAAGAACCCGAACTCTTACGCTTGCAGTCTCGGGCTTATTTGGGCACTCATATCTAATAG GTGGAATCTGGAAATGCCGATTATCATGGAAGGATCGGTACATATCATGTCGAGAGCTGGTGCTGGAATATCCATGTTGTGCATGG GACTGTTCATGGCAATGCAAGATAGGATGATTGAATGTAGTGCGAAACTAGTTGTAGTTGCAATGATACTGAGGTTTATCGTAGCACCAGTGACCGTGGCAATTGGATCTTTTGTTGTTGGTCTGCGAGGGGATGTTCTTCATGTTGCCATCATTCAG GCTGCCCTACCGCAAGCCATTGGTTCTTTCGTATTTGCAAAGGAATATGGACTTCATGCAAACTTACTCAGCACCGC GGTCATATTCGGCACGCTTGTATCCATACCATTGCTCATTGCATATTACGTTGTCCTAAACATCTTGCTTTGA